CTGATATACAAGCTCAAACTAAATGTTTTTTCTCTGTTGATATTATTTTGAACGGTGCTGTTAGTCTTGCTCAGATATCTTATGTTTGTTTAGTTTGGTGTTTTGAAAGACAGATAACTGATACTAATAGAGTTGTCTGAGGTGATGTATTGACATTTTTGTGTGGTAAAAATGAGTTCTTGATTCAACATGGCTATGTCGGAAGTAAAGGGATGTGTTAGGAGTTTGAGGATTTTCCAGTTTGATTGTGTGGGTATTATGTGCATTGTCCTATGTGGATAGCAATGGAGGGTTCATCTCAGTCTGGTAGGGAGAGGTATGAGAGTTCAAGGGGTTTGGATTCTTCAGGTGTTGTGGATTGGAATTCAAGATTTCGTGCTGCAAGTACCATTAGGTTGTCTAGTGATGCATATCATGATTCTGGATTTGTTTCAAAAGGGTGGGAGAGAATTGAGTCATCTGATGTTAATTGCCTTGACGATCAAGGGGGTCGAGGAATCGATTGTAAAGATGTTAGTTTGAGACATTGGTTGGATAGTCCAGAGAGAACTGTCGATGCTCTTGAATGTTTGCATATATTTACTCAAATTGTAGAGATTGTAAAACTGGCACATACTCAGGGGATAGCTGTTCATAATGTTAGGCCATCATGTTTTGTCATGTCTTCTTTTAACCGTGTTGCGTTTATTGAGTCTGCTTCCTGCTCCGATTCGGGATCGGATTCATGTGAAGATGAGCCAAACAGTTCATCTTCACCTATGCAAGTTGAGATGATTCAAGGGAAGGACTCTGCTATAGCATCTGAAAGCAGTTGCTTGCAGTCAAGTTCAGGTCATATGGTGCAGACTCTGGAAGCTATTAAGAATAGACAAGTGGAAGAAAACAACAACAAGCATACTTTCCCAATGAAACAGATATTGCACCTGGAAACTAATTGGTATACAAGTCCAGAAGAGGTTAATGGTGCTCCAGGCACTTGTGCTTCAGACATTTATCAACTTGGAGTGCTTCTATTTGAGGTTAGTAGCAATTAGTTAGAAACTCCGTGGCGCTGAGGTGTGTGCTTAGTTAAATTTTACTGTCTCCTCCATGATGATGTTTTATCTTAATGATGCTTATAATTTGTGAGCAGCTATATTGCACCTTCAAGTCATCAGATGAGAAAATTGCAAATATGTCATGTCTAAGACATCGTGTCCTGCCCCCACAGTTGTTGTTGAAATGGCCTAAGGAGGCTTCATTTTGCTTATGGTTACTACACCCGGAACCAAGTAGTCGGCCAAAAGTGGGGTGagcattccttttttttttttttgcgttCACTTGGTTTATTTGTTTTTGCCAAAGAAAGTTTTGCTTAATGAATgccattttttatttgttttctatCAGATCAGGTTGTTGTTGAAGTCTTCTAGGAGTAATATTTACTGATAGATAACATTATCCTTGAGAGCCTTGATTGTGGTTCTGTAATTCTTGATTTCCGAACTTTTTACTTATTAAGGTTTATGTTAGAGTATCTATTTCCCTATGTGGCAGAAAACTCAAAGGGAAGAATCATGAGTTTTAGCTTTTCCAGGAATGAAGATTCTAGCCGCAGGAAATAAAGGCAAATGCAGCAATGCGAACTTATCTTTTTTGCTTTTAAACTAGAAAAAATTTATTACACATCTTGCAACAGCAGTATCCTTTTTTGCTTAATTAAGAATTGGTCAATACAATGGATCTAGTCAGTGTCTTGGGAGTAAGAACATTTACATTGTGAGAAGTAAACTAATTACACCCACCGAGAGGAGGGTATCTATATATAAAGATATGACAGTACTAGATTTCATGCATAATTAGCTAACCAATCAGCAGCTCTATCGTCCTCTGTGGACGGCTTGATTCTGCAGTTTTATGGTTGCCTCTTCAGCATATTGCAATCTGTTCTAAAGGCATTGTCTCAGTACAATCTGCAAAATCATTGCCAATTTCCTTGCCAATTTCCATATTTGAACCTTATTAATTATTGAAAAGACGTCCTTTGTTTCATCTGTAGTAGAAAGGAGGGTAAGGGAAAAGAATTCTAATATTGATGGTAAAATGAAATAGATAATAATGACATAAAAGTTATCTTCGAATGAGTACTATCTGACTGAATGAGTCCCTTTTATGTAATCATGAAATGCATTTCAGACATCTCACTGTTCTCCTGAGCTTTCTACTATCTCTGCTGCTTTCTGCAGATTTTCACTAAGATGAATATTATGAATTGATCATCTCAACATCCATATACTTGAACTCTTTGTCACTCTTTCCTTATTTTCATTCCTTTAAATTGATGACAGTGAGTTGCTAGAAAGTGAATTCCTTAAAACTCCAAGACATGACTTGGAAGAACGTGAAGCAGCAATAGAGCTTAGAGAAAAAATAGATGAGCAGGAATTATTGCTGGAGTTCCTTTTGCTAATCCAACAGAAAAAGCAGGAGGCTATGGAAAATTTGCAGGAAATCGTGTCTTTCTTATCGTCTGATGTAGAAGAGGCCACTAAGATGCAGACAACCCTTAAGTTAAAAGGTGGCTCAAGCTTAGAACCAGCAGAAGAGGCCACTAAGATGCAAACACCCCTTAAGATGAAAGGAGGTGCAAGCTTAGAACCAGCTAAGCATTTGAATTCTCGGAGGACAAATGTTACTGAAGATCATGATTCAGGGAGCTCTGGATCTAGAAAGAGGTCTAAGCTCAGCATAGATGAGGAATCTGATGGTCATCCAGATGAAATCCAGAAATCCGAAAGGAATATTGAATGTAAAGGCAGCATTTCGGCAAAAAGTTCCCGGTTGATGAAGAACTTCAGAAAATTGGAGGCAGCTTATTTCATGACAAGACGCAGGGTTATTAAAAGGGACAAATCTATGAGTAGAAACTGTCAAACAAGTCAGGAATGTAAAAGTTCCGCTACAGCTACTGAAAGGAGTTCTCTGAGTAATTTGTCATCAAAGGGAGGGTTCAATGGCGATAGACAGCGGGGATGGATCAATTCGTACTTGGAGGGTCTGTGCAAGTACTTTTCTTTTAGCAAGTTAGAAGTGAAGGCAGATTTAAAGCAAGGAGATCTTCTAAACTCGTCCAATCTCGTATGTTCTCTCAGCTTTGATCGTGATGGTGAATTTTTTGCAACTGCTGGTGTAAATAAGAAGATCAAAGTTTTTGAATATAACTCAATTCTGAATGCGGATCGTGATATACACTATCCAGTCATTGAAATGGCTAATAGATCAAAGTTAAGCAGTATATGTTGGAATGGCTATATCAAAAGCCAGCTTGCCTCAAGTAACTTTGAAGGTGTGGTGCAGGTACGTCAAATTCATGATCATTAAATCTTGTTTATTTAGCAGAATCAGAAAGACGCTTGCTTAGAAATGTATACAGGTATGGGATGTCACAAGAAGTCAGCTTTTCATGGAGATGAGAGAGCATGAGAAACGCGTCTGGTCTGTTGACTTTTCAATAGCAGATCCAACCATGTTGGCAAGCGGGAGCGATGATGGTTCTGTGAAGCTTTGGAATATCAATCAGGCAATTCTACTTTTGCACTTGGTGGATGTCAGCTTTAAAACTAAATGTACTACAGTCATCTAGTTATTGTTGCTGTGTTAATTGAATGTGGATGTGTAATAAGTTGGTTTGTCTTACCTGTTTGCCACAGGGAGTAAGTGTTGGAACCATAAAAACAAAAGCCAATGTCTGCTGTGTTCAGTTCCCTGTTGATTCTGGACGGGCCCTTGCTTTTGGTTCAGCAGATCATAAGATATATTACTATGACCTACGAAACTCAAAGTTACCTCTATGCACATTAAATGGGCACAACAAGACAGTTAGCTATGTCAAGTTCATAGATTCAACAACTCTTGTGTCTGCATCTACGGATAATACAATAAAGCTGTGGGATCTGTCAACATGCACGTCTCGTATTCTTGATTCTCCTCTTCAGTCATTTACTGGACATATGAATGTAAAGGTATCATACTTTGATCCTATCACTTGAATAAAGATCTTGTTTCTGTGATGTCATTGAATAGTATGTTGTCTTGTAACGTTCTCTGTGATAAAGTTAGAGAGATCTAAGTTGCCCATACAGTTTAAGTTAAATCCATTATTCTAAAATCCTATCTGATAATCGTCCTCCGGGAGttcaattttctcttaatttttctttctttcttcttaaaaaaagggaaaaagtaGGTGAGACCCCTGATATCCCAAAAAATGTTATATCTTCTTTGTTTTGTGAATTTTATTACCTGACATGTGAAATCAAGATTGAGTGCAGATGAATTTGCCAATTTCCCAACCATGGACTTATAACTTTCTTGATAAGACCAATAGGTAGGTTTGGGTCTTTACTATAGCTAATCTAGAATATTTTCTATCCGAGATGGACTGAAATTGGATATTTGCTTGTGAGTAGTACAAGTTCCAGATTCAGCAAATCACAACTTTTTGTTGTTAAAAAGTTCAAAAATTCGTAGTTGGAGTTTGAACTGTTTGATTCCTCTGCATATCATCTACTCCAAACTACACTACAGGCATATCCGCTTACTCCAACCCCTGCTAGCCGCCTGTCATTCCCCAAACCTGAATGACTGCATGATGAGCCCCTGGCGCCCTAACTTTCATCGAGAGAGCCAACTGAACATGTCATACCCATTCTTAGACTCTGTATATATCATGAACTAAAGCATTCATAATCTTTAAAGGTAACATATGGCTCATTCGTCTCCAAAACATTTAGAAATTTATACATAAACATAAAAAGTGGTGAACACTACCCTAACGTATATAGATACATCAATCCAAATTGCAAATGAGCTTCTAACTGACTACATAATGCATAATTGCGCGGGTCCTAACCCGGCAAGACAAAAGACTAAACATGACGACTCCCATTAGTACTGTAGTAAGACTCATCATAATAAAGCTAGATGAGTTGAATGCCTACCTCAAACTGCTATATTTGCTCATACTTGCGCCTAAAATGGATAACAACAAAATTTCCCTTGAGCGTGAGTGCAATTGCACTAAGTATCCAACTCCCTCACTCAATGTTAGGACAAAACTTCTAAAATCCAAAGAtgcaatatataaaaattgaaatcgTTCTACAACATTTCAAAATCACGAGAAAAACCCTCGGCTTAAGTGCATCAAACccaagtaaaagaagaagaaaacaatgaagaaaccATAGCCGTTAATAAGAAAACCAGTGTAAAGTCTACAAGAAAGaaacaatagcaacaacaaaatagtgtgataattGGAACACAATAAACAATCTATGGCAAGAATTACAAGGGTACAACATGCACTAACAAGATGTACTTTTAGAATGTGAACATGTGCCAATTGGCCTTTTTCCATGACATATATAAGTGTACTCTTACTACGGAGTACCTATAGACACTAACATGTTTTAATTACCATGTGTATATCATGCCGTCTAATCTATGCCAGATCCCACTATAATGTTGTATCTTTTCACATGGAAATTCTAGAAATAACCCCATGGCCCTATTGGGTGATTCACCATAGTTGCCGTTCAATGATGGTCTCAACTATGATCCCGCGCCTGTACTTGTGGTTGCTAGGCATTCTATCCATGCTTCCAAATCTCCTCTCAGTTACCTAAGGTTACTTCCAAAACATTTGACTTTGAATATATGCCCCTTTTGGTATTCTATACTTTAAAAGCTTTGACATCATGATCCATGTGTTAATCAATGCATGTCTTGGCTCCTATGGCCCTTAAACCTCATCTATGTGCGAAATAATAACATGGAGTTCGTAAGCATATTATAAGTAGAAATCATGTTTTCTAAAATAAACATATTTATCGCACTTGAAAACATATTCATAAACAATTATGAAACATAACACAGTGCACTATTTTCACATTTCAAAATATAAACTAGCATATTTCATAAAACATATCATTCTCAAGATAGCACAAAACATAGTTTTCATGAAAAACATGGAGAATTATTGCTCGCTCACACCTATGAACGCACATTCACGTTCTAAACCAGATTcatatacatttgaaatcatgtcATTTGAGAAAATAGCATCAAGGAAGGTACGTCTTCACTTACCTTCAATTTTTCTATCCAGTTAACCAAACGACATCCAACATGTCCCATTACAATCAATCTACATAAACGTGATTGTATTTCTATCAATTCTAGGCACAACAATTTAACATAGCCCATCTAGGGTTCATCCATTGTCTCCCATCTCCCTCATTATTTCCCTAATTCATATCCATAAATTCAATTCATGGAATAAACAACTCACTGGAGTCATTAGACTAGTTATTCAACCCATTCTCTAATATACCAAATTAGTATTCATCACCTTCTTCCCCAAACACTTCCCTTCCTAGTGTTATTTCAATACTATATTTAAAGCCATAATTTCTATCCTCAACTATACTTGGCAAGCTTATTTAAACTTCATAGTCAAAGCTTGAGTTGTGGGATTACTTCTCGGAGACAGATCTTGAAGGTCTCTATTTTGAAGAATTCTTGGGAGACTCAGATTTCTAGAAAAAATCACATGTTTTGGGAGTTAAAGTTAGTGATATTGAACACAAAATAACATAAACAATACATATCTAACTCACCTTGATGTTTGGAAGTATCCTTAGGATGAAAATCATACAAAAAACCCAGCCCTAGCTCCCTTGTTCTTGGTTTTAACTCAAAATCCCGGTTCTGGAACTTATATAGGTGAGAGGGCTACAGTAACACTTGGTTCACTATCAAATTGCGAGCCCCCAAAATCCTTCTTCTCATGATGGGGCAGATTCTGCTGCCACCTTCGGTAAATAACTTTTTGTACATAACCTCGATTGGTAAACGGTTTGAACTGTTGTAAACTAGACTTCATGTTAGAATTTCTTAACGTTTGCATGATTTTCCAACTCCTCTTGCTCCCAAGCTTCATATTTAGCTTATAAATACTTACATTCTATTCCAATCTAAGTTGCTCAAACTCGGGTGCAGATGTCTGAAACGGGTGCATATCTAGAGGTCGGATCCTTCAAGATCTTAATTTTAAGATTCTGAGGTATGGATCATGTACGTATATGGGTGTGAGGATTcacttaaaaataattcaaatatctaaaatagagtTATATGTCTAAATTGTGAAACATTACGTGGAAAACTTGCAAGGTATCCCAAAGAGAATCCCAGGAGGAGATACAAGGAAAACGCCTGGCATAGAAATTTCTATATACGATATTCTGTTTCTTCAATTTCACCTTAGCTTTTGTTTTGATTATAGAAATCATTTTACATATCTATCTCGAATTTCTCCattgattttggtcaaaataCTCAAAATTGGTTGACCAAATCTGGTACGAATCCCCCACCCACACTCACCTCACGCGGTGTCGAGCATCGACACGGGTGTGGCACTAGAAGCGAAGAGTCCGAGTAACTTAGATCCAATCATCCACATAACGTATTACTCATTGTCCAATATATTATACCCTTCTATTCACTACAATTTACTCAGTATTTACACCATCAGGCACTCGCGATAGACTCTTGACGCGAGGCCATCGCCTAGCCAAATGACCTTCTTGCGGTCTGTTCACAGTTGGTCTAACTGTGATGTTGACTTCTCCCAGCTTTCTCGTGATAAACTCGTGTCACGAGGGTATCGCGAGAAGCCTCTGTAGGCTGTCCTCTTGTTGACTTTCTCGTTATTTTTTCTGTCTACATCTTCCAAATTATAGCAGGCATACATTATCATGTCCCAAACACTTCATGCTGGTCCATTCACACCTCAGGACTACCCGAATCATCCAATTAGGATTGTATTAGCCCAAATAATTGTTTAGAAGTTTCGGCGCTTTACACCGCCTAGTACCAAATGAGGCTCAACCCTTCCCTCTCTCAAAGATACCCAGTCCTCCAATTGATTGCAGCCCAGTTTTGATCCTCTTTAGAACCATGAGAAAAGTTGGGTTGTTGACTACCAACTTGATACTTTACAAC
This sequence is a window from Solanum dulcamara chromosome 10, daSolDulc1.2, whole genome shotgun sequence. Protein-coding genes within it:
- the LOC129870535 gene encoding protein SPA1-RELATED 3-like isoform X2 yields the protein MWIAMEGSSQSGRERYESSRGLDSSGVVDWNSRFRAASTIRLSSDAYHDSGFVSKGWERIESSDVNCLDDQGGRGIDCKDVSLRHWLDSPERTVDALECLHIFTQIVEIVKLAHTQGIAVHNVRPSCFVMSSFNRVAFIESASCSDSGSDSCEDEPNSSSSPMQVEMIQGKDSAIASESSCLQSSSGHMVQTLEAIKNRQVEENNNKHTFPMKQILHLETNWYTSPEEVNGAPGTCASDIYQLGVLLFELYCTFKSSDEKIANMSCLRHRVLPPQLLLKWPKEASFCLWLLHPEPSSRPKVGELLESEFLKTPRHDLEEREAAIELREKIDEQELLLEFLLLIQQKKQEAMENLQEIVSFLSSDVEEATKMQTTLKLKGGSSLEPAEEATKMQTPLKMKGGASLEPAKHLNSRRTNVTEDHDSGSSGSRKRSKLSIDEESDGHPDEIQKSERNIECKGSISAKSSRLMKNFRKLEAAYFMTRRRVIKRDKSMSRNCQTSQECKSSATATERSSLSNLSSKGGFNGDRQRGWINSYLEGLCKYFSFSKLEVKADLKQGDLLNSSNLVCSLSFDRDGEFFATAGVNKKIKVFEYNSILNADRDIHYPVIEMANRSKLSSICWNGYIKSQLASSNFEGVVQVWDVTRSQLFMEMREHEKRVWSVDFSIADPTMLASGSDDGSVKLWNINQAILLLHLVDVSFKTKWSKCWNHKNKSQCLLCSVPC
- the LOC129870535 gene encoding protein SPA1-RELATED 4-like isoform X1, with product MWIAMEGSSQSGRERYESSRGLDSSGVVDWNSRFRAASTIRLSSDAYHDSGFVSKGWERIESSDVNCLDDQGGRGIDCKDVSLRHWLDSPERTVDALECLHIFTQIVEIVKLAHTQGIAVHNVRPSCFVMSSFNRVAFIESASCSDSGSDSCEDEPNSSSSPMQVEMIQGKDSAIASESSCLQSSSGHMVQTLEAIKNRQVEENNNKHTFPMKQILHLETNWYTSPEEVNGAPGTCASDIYQLGVLLFELYCTFKSSDEKIANMSCLRHRVLPPQLLLKWPKEASFCLWLLHPEPSSRPKVGELLESEFLKTPRHDLEEREAAIELREKIDEQELLLEFLLLIQQKKQEAMENLQEIVSFLSSDVEEATKMQTTLKLKGGSSLEPAEEATKMQTPLKMKGGASLEPAKHLNSRRTNVTEDHDSGSSGSRKRSKLSIDEESDGHPDEIQKSERNIECKGSISAKSSRLMKNFRKLEAAYFMTRRRVIKRDKSMSRNCQTSQECKSSATATERSSLSNLSSKGGFNGDRQRGWINSYLEGLCKYFSFSKLEVKADLKQGDLLNSSNLVCSLSFDRDGEFFATAGVNKKIKVFEYNSILNADRDIHYPVIEMANRSKLSSICWNGYIKSQLASSNFEGVVQVWDVTRSQLFMEMREHEKRVWSVDFSIADPTMLASGSDDGSVKLWNINQGVSVGTIKTKANVCCVQFPVDSGRALAFGSADHKIYYYDLRNSKLPLCTLNGHNKTVSYVKFIDSTTLVSASTDNTIKLWDLSTCTSRILDSPLQSFTGHMNVKNFVGLSVSDGYIATGSETNEVVIYHKAFPMPALSFKFNCTDPLSGDEVDDSAQFISSVCWRGQSPTLVAANSMGNIKLLEMV